Proteins encoded in a region of the Mycoplasma feriruminatoris genome:
- a CDS encoding Mbov_0396 family ICE element transmembrane protein — MQYLFFVFLIIVLLRSDFRKQIKQSLKGILFATVFITVMPLGFFILQYLIVLGFDLIKVALGFGNKTSAKTIVSIILNTGSLNNDVDPNTIATALGSSDPLKWIDLIDNINPIIPIIATVFVGWTYIQIAVVILMKSMELFTLFVSAPIYAVVGVFDNQKRLKKYIREKMIGKSFSVLGLMFVWNVSFLFLDLFSTRIVDSLTASISSSKKITEAFEQVAFSRMKSLLNLTGLVAASFFISKGANLLGDLTGESINIAGAAPLVKAIAKVGTIAATAGAAKFGLLGKSALKKSGSGASDSNNLTSTSSDQIPTTISDKVDKSNNLNSNNSAYLSGNSTISGLNNPPNSSTSSLDYSNDIVKISNLKTPPKSYRQTEVLLKIIMLTYLQLQV, encoded by the coding sequence GTGCAATATCTTTTTTTTGTTTTTCTAATAATAGTACTTCTTAGATCAGATTTTAGAAAACAAATTAAACAATCTCTTAAAGGTATACTTTTTGCAACTGTTTTTATTACTGTAATGCCATTGGGTTTCTTCATTCTACAATATTTAATTGTTTTAGGTTTTGATTTAATAAAAGTAGCGCTTGGCTTTGGTAATAAAACATCAGCTAAAACTATTGTTTCTATTATATTAAATACGGGTTCATTAAACAATGATGTTGATCCAAACACAATAGCAACAGCACTTGGTTCAAGTGATCCTTTAAAATGAATTGATCTTATAGATAACATCAACCCAATAATTCCAATTATTGCAACAGTTTTTGTTGGTTGAACTTATATTCAAATTGCAGTTGTAATTTTAATGAAATCAATGGAATTATTTACATTATTTGTAAGTGCACCAATTTATGCAGTTGTTGGAGTTTTTGATAATCAAAAACGCTTAAAAAAATACATTAGAGAAAAAATGATTGGTAAATCATTTTCTGTTCTAGGTTTAATGTTTGTATGAAACGTTTCATTCTTATTTTTAGATTTATTTTCAACTAGAATAGTTGATTCACTTACTGCTTCTATTAGTTCTAGTAAAAAAATTACTGAAGCTTTTGAACAAGTAGCTTTTTCAAGAATGAAATCTCTTTTAAACTTAACTGGTCTTGTTGCTGCTTCTTTCTTTATTTCAAAAGGAGCAAATCTTTTAGGTGATTTAACTGGAGAATCAATTAATATTGCTGGTGCTGCTCCTTTAGTTAAAGCTATTGCTAAAGTTGGAACAATTGCTGCTACTGCTGGTGCTGCTAAATTTGGACTTTTAGGTAAATCAGCTTTAAAAAAATCTGGTTCAGGTGCTTCAGATTCAAACAACCTAACTTCAACTTCATCTGATCAAATTCCAACAACAATTTCAGATAAAGTTGATAAATCAAATAACCTAAATTCAAATAATTCAGCTTATCTGAGTGGAAATAGTACAATTTCTGGTTTAAACAACCCACCAAATTCATCTACTAGTTCATTAGATTATTCAAATGATATTGTTAAAATTAGTAATCTTAAAACTCCACCAAAATCTTATAGACAAACTGAAGTTTTGCTAAAGATAATAATGTTGACTTATCTACAATTACAGGTTTAA
- a CDS encoding PolC-type DNA polymerase III, whose translation MQTKILGIFKKLGVELDQEDLIYFKDAILVETPRISQIKNKGYLHIQIKDFLPIEVLKKVEEKLKNNQYFNFKLILSIENQQFDKQLITKYLEFIKMYKSLFNNRVSWKLLDIYNFDLNDHQLVFNVNSQTIKNEISLELDYCLAKLNQFGFKDLSYLINVNEISLDVIDTKKTELNNNNNNVEPIIQPKIVEKKPSSNNSYKKRPSLDKPSYNSLLDVEDDAQNIVIQGVVINKEFKLSKTGRKIFYIDITDYQSSIRCMYFAKSDALCEFDDLTEEELKSKDLEQIKANKIQVNDWISVKGKTSLSLYDQEQIFYIDDFKKIEKQLVSRIDDAKIKRVELHAHTKMSVMDAVSDPMDYLELISSWNHKAIAFTDHTNVQAFPDIYKALKTVNKNKDDKNKIKAIYGLEINMLNNDLWYVKNPKNQNLKDAKMVFFDLETTGLSPELDEIIEFGAIEYNFKTGERKKIDILIKPKAKLKAFTQKLTNITEKMLENKPSIETAFKQIHQVIKDAILVAHNANFDFTFLSYWSEKLGYGKLENTIIDTLTISRIIYPELKSHRLGSLAKRVNISYDPSIAHRGDYDADILADIYERMLDETRKKIKIITDADWNQINPINDIDNLNYHKNKGFHTNILVKNQAGLKELYKLVTKSHTTNFYSSPKIFKNDLIEVKKNNNLLFGSSCVNSEIFELARTSTLDNLKKAISFYDYIEIQPISVYKNLLQNDSLDLDQLKQVITNIINVCKSENKLIVASSDCHYTNPELKQIREVYINAKGLGGIRHPLFDFNNRVKDYPDQHLRTTKEMLLEFEWLNDDNLVNEIVITNSNKIADMIDSNVVPIKDGLFTPKIANVNEKLKDKCYQTAKNMYGEKLPEIVEKRLEKELGSITKHGFAIVYWISHLLVKQSYDDGYLVGSRGSVGSSFVATMAQITEVNPLKAHYRCLNCKYSDFNTDPSYRCGYDLPEKNCPNCNQKLIGDGHDIPFETFLGFDGDKVPDIDLNFSGEYQNQAHNFTKKMFGENNVFRAGTISTVAEKTAFGYVKTYFEETKKDDRLPRKTEINRLAKLAEGVKRTTGQHPGGIIILPNEYEIEDFTPVNYPADDTSSTWKTTHFDFHSIHDNLLKMDILGHDDPTALKMLRDLTNIDPITIPTDDKNVYSLFSSLQALNLTSDKINDEITGAIGIPEFGTGFVRNMLKETQPKTFADLVQISGLSHGTDVWLGNARDLIKDKKADISTVIGCRDDIMVYLLSMGLESSLAFMIMESVRKGKGLKKEWIDIMKQHNVPDWYIDSCLKIKYMFPKAHATAYVLMAYRIAWYKIYYPTEYYATYLTTRADVFDLKTALGGYDAVLLKLKSQQQKVKNGEKLSKKEEDLEVVYEVLLEMFARGIKFSNIDFEKSEATRFKVDILEDNTKIIIPPFNVIDSLGEAVALSIINARNTKPITSVNDLKNRTQTTQTQIKIFEEFNILDSLSVDEQLTFDF comes from the coding sequence TTAATAGTCAAACAATTAAAAATGAAATTAGTTTAGAACTAGATTATTGTTTAGCAAAGCTAAATCAATTTGGATTTAAAGATTTAAGTTATTTAATTAATGTTAATGAAATTAGTTTAGATGTAATTGATACAAAAAAAACTGAGTTAAATAATAATAACAATAATGTTGAACCAATCATACAACCTAAAATAGTTGAAAAAAAACCTAGTTCAAATAATAGTTATAAAAAAAGACCAAGTTTAGATAAACCTAGTTATAATTCTTTATTAGATGTTGAAGATGATGCTCAAAATATTGTTATTCAAGGTGTTGTTATTAATAAGGAATTTAAGTTATCAAAAACTGGACGAAAGATTTTTTATATAGATATTACTGATTATCAATCTTCAATTAGATGTATGTATTTTGCAAAAAGCGATGCTTTATGTGAGTTTGATGATTTAACTGAAGAAGAATTAAAATCAAAAGATCTTGAACAAATTAAAGCAAATAAAATTCAAGTTAATGATTGAATTAGTGTTAAAGGAAAAACTAGTTTATCTTTATATGATCAAGAACAAATCTTTTATATTGATGATTTTAAAAAAATAGAAAAACAACTTGTGTCAAGAATTGATGATGCAAAAATAAAACGTGTTGAATTACACGCTCATACTAAAATGAGTGTAATGGATGCAGTTAGTGATCCAATGGATTATTTAGAATTAATTAGTAGTTGAAATCATAAAGCAATTGCTTTTACAGATCACACTAATGTTCAAGCTTTTCCAGATATTTATAAAGCTTTAAAAACAGTTAATAAAAATAAAGATGATAAAAATAAAATCAAAGCTATTTATGGATTAGAAATTAACATGTTAAATAATGATTTATGATATGTTAAAAATCCAAAAAATCAAAATCTAAAAGATGCTAAAATGGTATTTTTTGACTTAGAAACTACTGGATTAAGTCCTGAATTAGATGAAATTATTGAGTTTGGTGCTATTGAATATAATTTTAAAACTGGTGAAAGAAAAAAAATCGATATTTTAATTAAACCAAAAGCTAAACTAAAAGCATTTACTCAAAAACTAACTAACATTACTGAAAAAATGTTAGAAAATAAACCAAGTATTGAAACTGCTTTTAAACAAATACATCAAGTTATAAAAGATGCAATTTTAGTTGCTCATAATGCTAATTTTGACTTTACTTTTTTATCTTATTGATCTGAAAAATTAGGTTATGGAAAATTAGAAAATACAATTATTGATACTTTAACAATTTCAAGAATTATTTATCCAGAATTAAAATCACATCGTTTAGGTTCACTTGCAAAAAGAGTAAATATTTCATATGATCCAAGTATTGCTCACCGTGGAGATTATGATGCTGATATATTAGCTGATATTTATGAAAGAATGCTAGATGAAACTAGAAAAAAAATCAAAATAATAACTGATGCTGATTGAAATCAAATTAATCCAATAAATGATATAGATAATTTAAACTATCATAAAAATAAAGGTTTTCATACAAACATTTTAGTTAAAAACCAAGCTGGGTTAAAAGAGTTATATAAACTTGTTACAAAATCACATACTACTAATTTTTATTCATCTCCAAAGATTTTTAAAAATGATTTAATAGAAGTTAAAAAGAATAATAATTTATTATTTGGTTCAAGTTGTGTTAATAGTGAAATTTTTGAACTAGCTAGAACTAGTACATTAGATAATTTAAAAAAAGCAATTAGTTTTTATGATTATATTGAAATTCAACCAATTAGTGTTTATAAAAACTTATTACAAAATGATTCACTTGATTTAGATCAATTAAAACAAGTAATAACAAATATTATTAATGTATGTAAATCAGAAAATAAACTTATTGTTGCAAGTAGTGATTGTCATTATACTAATCCTGAATTAAAACAAATTAGAGAAGTTTATATTAATGCTAAAGGACTTGGTGGAATAAGACATCCTTTATTTGATTTTAATAATAGAGTCAAAGATTATCCTGATCAACATTTAAGAACAACAAAAGAAATGTTATTAGAATTTGAATGATTAAATGATGATAATTTAGTTAATGAAATTGTAATTACTAATTCAAATAAAATTGCAGACATGATAGATAGTAATGTTGTTCCTATAAAAGATGGATTGTTTACCCCAAAAATTGCTAATGTTAATGAAAAATTAAAAGACAAATGTTATCAAACAGCAAAAAATATGTATGGAGAAAAACTTCCAGAAATTGTTGAAAAAAGATTAGAAAAAGAGCTAGGTTCAATTACAAAACACGGATTTGCAATCGTTTATTGAATTTCTCATTTACTAGTAAAACAATCATATGATGATGGTTATTTAGTTGGTTCTCGTGGTTCAGTTGGTTCTTCATTTGTAGCAACAATGGCTCAAATTACAGAAGTTAATCCTTTAAAAGCTCACTATAGGTGTTTAAATTGTAAATATTCAGATTTTAATACTGATCCAAGTTATAGATGTGGTTATGATTTACCTGAAAAAAATTGTCCTAATTGTAATCAAAAATTAATTGGTGATGGTCATGATATTCCATTTGAAACTTTTTTAGGATTTGATGGAGATAAAGTTCCAGATATTGATTTAAACTTTTCTGGAGAATATCAAAACCAAGCACATAACTTTACTAAAAAAATGTTTGGTGAAAATAATGTTTTTAGAGCTGGAACAATATCAACAGTTGCTGAAAAAACTGCTTTTGGTTATGTTAAAACTTATTTTGAAGAAACTAAAAAAGATGATAGATTACCAAGAAAAACTGAAATTAATAGATTAGCAAAACTAGCTGAAGGAGTTAAAAGAACAACAGGTCAACACCCTGGTGGAATTATCATTTTACCAAATGAATATGAAATTGAAGATTTTACTCCAGTTAACTATCCAGCAGATGATACAAGTTCAACTTGAAAAACTACACATTTTGATTTCCACTCAATTCACGATAACTTATTAAAAATGGATATTCTAGGTCATGATGATCCAACTGCTTTAAAAATGTTAAGAGATTTAACAAATATTGATCCAATTACAATTCCAACTGATGATAAAAATGTTTATTCATTATTTTCATCTTTACAAGCTTTAAACTTAACTTCAGATAAAATTAATGATGAAATCACTGGTGCTATTGGAATTCCTGAATTTGGAACTGGTTTTGTTAGAAATATGTTAAAAGAAACACAACCTAAAACTTTTGCAGATCTAGTTCAAATTTCAGGTCTTTCACATGGTACTGATGTTTGGTTAGGTAATGCTAGAGATTTAATTAAAGATAAAAAAGCAGACATTTCTACAGTTATTGGATGTAGAGATGATATTATGGTTTATTTATTAAGTATGGGATTAGAAAGTTCTTTAGCTTTTATGATTATGGAATCAGTTAGAAAAGGTAAAGGATTAAAAAAAGAATGAATTGATATTATGAAACAACATAATGTTCCTGATTGATATATTGATTCATGTTTAAAAATAAAATATATGTTCCCAAAAGCACACGCAACTGCTTATGTATTAATGGCTTATAGAATTGCTTGATATAAAATTTATTATCCAACTGAATATTATGCAACTTATCTAACAACAAGAGCTGATGTATTTGATTTAAAAACAGCACTAGGTGGATATGATGCAGTATTATTAAAACTAAAATCTCAACAACAAAAAGTAAAAAATGGAGAAAAACTTTCTAAAAAAGAAGAAGATTTAGAAGTTGTTTATGAAGTTTTATTAGAAATGTTTGCAAGAGGAATTAAGTTTAGTAATATTGATTTTGAAAAATCTGAAGCAACTAGATTTAAAGTTGACATATTAGAAGATAATACTAAAATTATCATTCCACCATTTAATGTTATTGACTCACTAGGAGAAGCAGTGGCTCTTTCAATAATTAATGCTAGAAACACTAAACCAATAACTTCAGTTAATGATTTAAAAAACAGAACACAAACTACACAAACTCAAATTAAAATTTTTGAAGAATTTAATATTTTAGATTCATTATCAGTTGATGAACAACTAACTTTTGATTTCTAA
- a CDS encoding NAD(P)H-dependent oxidoreductase, whose product MQKEYIKELMLNRKSARDFDPIKSISDQDLEIILTSMRMAPSAFNLMNLRLLIIDRNCSFKPELASLFYNQLNFINADKVILFVSDKTNKILNYTIDKTVNKMFNETQVEIANKFKNNLVNATNRLAQTNELDHWSKTTAHIAAGIGTVACASLNIDSCIIGGFNAKVLENFFIEKNYLSEDEQIVLTMSLGYMNKSLKPKPKIRIDEEEYITFIK is encoded by the coding sequence ATGCAAAAAGAATATATTAAAGAATTGATGCTTAACAGAAAAAGTGCACGTGATTTTGATCCAATTAAATCAATTAGCGATCAAGATTTAGAAATAATTTTAACTTCTATGAGAATGGCTCCTAGTGCTTTTAATTTGATGAATTTAAGATTATTAATAATTGATAGAAATTGTAGTTTTAAACCTGAATTAGCTAGTTTGTTTTATAACCAATTAAACTTTATTAATGCTGATAAAGTTATTTTGTTTGTTTCTGATAAAACTAATAAAATTTTAAATTATACAATTGATAAAACTGTAAATAAAATGTTTAATGAAACTCAAGTTGAAATTGCAAATAAATTTAAAAATAATTTAGTAAATGCAACTAATAGATTAGCTCAAACAAATGAATTAGATCATTGAAGTAAAACAACAGCTCATATAGCAGCTGGAATTGGTACTGTTGCTTGTGCTAGTTTAAATATTGATAGTTGTATAATTGGTGGATTTAATGCTAAAGTTTTAGAAAACTTCTTTATTGAAAAAAACTATTTATCAGAAGATGAACAAATTGTTTTAACAATGAGTTTAGGATATATGAATAAATCATTAAAACCTAAACCAAAAATTAGAATAGATGAAGAAGAATACATTACTTTTATAAAATAG
- a CDS encoding BspA family leucine-rich repeat surface protein, translated as MKLKKTIWIPLVCAPVLLTAIIIPPIVIHKQKQNKINNNKKPGETKPSVDENKPTITPPTKPIDELKPIVDPNTTTLNKQLKEVSTSLTSTLSNKKYKNLEKLKSDISTYLKNNNNSLNNLSSEITNKDNLPEHIRNTTININLKAESLNNKTTSLSTTLNNVSLGILDIDKIISRKKLWIENFELENFKANKYPDQVKEDFFYLLKKNNYDTLDESIFNKDSYTYDFSESEIKSTISVDSYDKDFSGRILETTTYYKFVNSDKTWYETKMKIKKNNLKTDFVDWNNKDELELKLYVYIERHVITTKDTGDFIIINKDGNERRSLENEIKKDFHQIDDFNHNEWKEKGITVEELISWNHGFGLKLPKTIKRVPKKIPKSETVLSSLFTNASNFNQDISTWDTSNVTHMSNMFREAYNFNQDISKWNVSNVEDMSLMFSGAYSFNQDLSNWNTLKVKKWYQDLGYVNSNWKPEHRPQFKKTNS; from the coding sequence ATGAAACTTAAAAAAACTATTTGAATACCTTTAGTGTGTGCTCCAGTTTTACTAACTGCTATAATCATTCCACCTATTGTTATTCATAAACAAAAACAAAATAAAATAAATAATAATAAAAAACCAGGTGAAACAAAACCTAGTGTTGATGAAAATAAACCAACTATAACTCCACCAACAAAACCTATTGATGAATTAAAACCTATTGTTGATCCCAACACAACTACTTTAAATAAACAATTAAAAGAAGTTTCAACTTCTTTAACTTCAACTCTTTCAAATAAAAAATATAAAAACTTAGAAAAACTTAAATCTGATATTTCTACTTATTTAAAAAACAATAATAATTCTTTAAACAATCTTTCTTCTGAAATAACTAATAAAGACAATTTACCAGAACATATTAGAAATACAACTATTAACATTAACTTAAAAGCTGAAAGTCTTAATAACAAAACAACTAGTTTATCAACTACTTTAAATAACGTTTCTCTAGGTATTTTAGATATTGATAAAATCATTTCTAGAAAAAAACTATGAATTGAAAACTTTGAATTAGAAAATTTTAAAGCAAATAAATATCCAGATCAAGTTAAAGAAGATTTCTTTTACTTATTAAAGAAAAACAATTATGATACTCTTGATGAATCTATTTTTAATAAAGATTCTTATACTTATGATTTTAGTGAATCTGAGATAAAAAGTACAATTAGTGTAGATAGTTATGACAAAGATTTTTCAGGAAGAATATTAGAAACCACAACTTATTATAAATTTGTAAATTCTGATAAAACCTGATATGAAACAAAAATGAAAATCAAAAAAAATAATTTAAAAACTGATTTTGTAGATTGAAATAATAAAGATGAACTAGAACTTAAATTATATGTATACATTGAAAGACATGTTATTACTACAAAAGATACTGGTGACTTTATTATAATTAATAAAGATGGAAATGAAAGAAGATCACTAGAGAACGAAATTAAAAAAGATTTTCATCAAATAGATGATTTTAATCACAATGAGTGAAAAGAAAAAGGAATAACTGTAGAAGAATTAATATCTTGAAATCATGGTTTTGGTTTAAAATTACCAAAAACAATTAAACGTGTTCCAAAGAAAATACCTAAAAGTGAAACAGTTCTGTCATCTTTATTTACCAATGCAAGTAATTTTAACCAAGATATTTCAACTTGAGATACTTCAAATGTAACTCATATGAGTAATATGTTTAGAGAAGCATATAATTTTAATCAAGATATAAGTAAATGAAATGTATCAAATGTAGAAGATATGAGTTTAATGTTTTCAGGTGCCTATTCCTTTAACCAAGATCTTTCAAATTGAAACACTTTAAAAGTCAAAAAATGATATCAAGATTTGGGTTATGTTAATTCCAACTGAAAACCTGAACACAGACCACAATTCAAAAAAACTAATAGTTAA
- the nusA gene encoding transcription termination factor NusA yields MLNGVELLESIKLIEKEKGISKESIINGLKEGLQKAYERFYDTDAIIKIDIDEKTGQITMHQELKVVEELDDDWLEITLQKARLQNPEAQIGDIIYKPIEFSEEFSRMVVNQVRQIFQQKIREAERARIYEQFVSLEGEVVQAKVVGMNRENNYVLDINGTTAYLWKSKTINNEVFQINEIIDVYIEVVDKESKLSQISISRTAPMFLTKLIEREVPEVRMGIVEVKAVSREPGKRSKVAVITHNENIEPIGAIIGVGGNRINRISDILKGEKIDIIKWDEDQNTYLINAMTPVKVISINKIGDEYDIVVPDTQLSLAIGKQGIAAKLIAGLLKTKINIFSYSTALKENMDILWNGDTTKQEVETNTYTPKTKVTKKEVKVEPVVKNVKKVAKNTTKKEENQIDVDALIAFQAEVEQEQELKMQEELLKQEQAYKDYEQSFDQTVVRDDFDLNDQKLETIKPVEIQSIKPVEVVEIKEEQPKKVVEVVKEEIKETNIEPVVKVEKEIKTEPVQQLVKTNTNKSNAKFEQSRSSYKKQKQKEEEIDFGFDLANEPDIDEIDANLKAFNDAILKQEDDEDLDIDLDDYDKYYD; encoded by the coding sequence ATGCTAAACGGAGTAGAACTATTAGAATCAATTAAATTAATTGAAAAAGAAAAAGGAATTAGTAAAGAAAGTATTATTAATGGTCTTAAAGAAGGTTTACAAAAAGCTTATGAGAGATTTTATGATACTGATGCAATTATTAAAATTGATATTGATGAAAAAACAGGTCAAATTACTATGCATCAAGAATTAAAAGTAGTTGAAGAACTTGATGATGATTGATTAGAAATTACATTACAAAAAGCAAGATTACAAAACCCAGAAGCTCAAATTGGTGATATTATTTATAAACCTATTGAATTTAGTGAAGAATTTTCAAGAATGGTTGTAAATCAAGTAAGACAAATTTTTCAACAAAAAATTAGAGAAGCTGAAAGAGCAAGAATTTATGAACAATTTGTAAGTCTAGAAGGTGAAGTTGTTCAAGCTAAAGTAGTTGGAATGAATAGAGAAAATAATTATGTTTTAGATATTAATGGAACAACTGCTTATTTATGAAAATCAAAAACTATTAATAATGAAGTTTTTCAAATTAATGAAATTATTGATGTTTATATTGAAGTTGTTGATAAAGAAAGTAAGTTATCTCAAATTTCTATTTCAAGAACAGCTCCGATGTTTTTAACAAAACTAATTGAAAGAGAAGTTCCTGAAGTAAGAATGGGAATTGTTGAAGTTAAAGCTGTTAGTCGTGAACCTGGAAAACGTTCAAAAGTTGCTGTAATTACACATAATGAAAATATTGAACCAATTGGAGCAATTATTGGAGTTGGTGGAAATAGAATCAATCGAATTAGTGATATTTTAAAAGGTGAAAAAATCGATATTATTAAGTGAGATGAAGATCAAAATACTTATTTAATTAATGCAATGACTCCTGTTAAAGTAATTTCTATTAATAAAATTGGTGATGAATATGATATAGTAGTTCCAGATACTCAATTATCATTAGCAATTGGAAAACAAGGAATTGCTGCTAAACTGATTGCAGGTTTATTAAAAACTAAAATCAACATTTTTTCATACTCAACTGCTTTAAAAGAAAATATGGATATTTTATGAAATGGTGATACAACTAAACAAGAAGTTGAAACTAATACATATACTCCAAAAACAAAAGTAACTAAAAAAGAAGTTAAAGTTGAACCAGTTGTTAAAAATGTTAAAAAAGTTGCAAAAAACACAACTAAAAAAGAAGAAAATCAAATTGATGTTGATGCTTTAATTGCTTTTCAAGCTGAAGTTGAACAAGAACAAGAACTAAAAATGCAAGAAGAGTTATTAAAACAAGAACAAGCTTATAAAGACTATGAACAAAGTTTTGATCAAACTGTTGTTAGAGATGATTTTGATTTAAATGATCAAAAATTAGAAACTATAAAACCAGTTGAAATTCAATCAATAAAACCAGTTGAAGTAGTTGAAATTAAAGAAGAGCAACCAAAAAAAGTAGTTGAAGTTGTTAAAGAAGAAATTAAAGAAACTAATATTGAACCAGTTGTTAAAGTTGAAAAAGAAATAAAAACTGAACCAGTTCAACAACTTGTTAAAACAAACACTAATAAATCAAATGCTAAATTTGAACAAAGTAGATCTAGTTATAAAAAACAAAAACAAAAAGAAGAAGAAATAGATTTTGGATTTGATTTAGCAAATGAACCAGATATTGATGAAATTGATGCAAATCTAAAAGCATTTAATGATGCAATCTTAAAACAAGAAGATGATGAAGATCTAGATATTGATTTAGATGATTATGACAAATACTATGATTAA
- the rimP gene encoding ribosome maturation factor RimP, whose product MKDFESIKFQINELVNKELEVLNLKVYEINNLKEFENDMIQILVEDALQANKPLDFDILIKANDLVSNKIDQLIKTKDKYLLEISSSGIEKQIRNKEELIKALDQWVYVQLNNEIKKIKEFEGYVTKYNNDTDTFSFSFFIKGQKKKLDLKWDNIQFIRYAIRF is encoded by the coding sequence ATGAAAGATTTTGAATCAATAAAATTTCAAATTAATGAATTAGTTAACAAAGAATTAGAAGTTTTGAATTTAAAAGTTTATGAAATTAATAATCTCAAAGAATTTGAAAATGATATGATTCAAATACTTGTTGAAGATGCTTTACAAGCCAATAAACCATTAGATTTTGATATTTTAATAAAAGCAAATGATTTAGTTTCAAATAAAATTGATCAATTGATTAAAACTAAAGATAAATATTTATTAGAAATCTCAAGTAGTGGAATTGAAAAACAAATTAGAAATAAAGAAGAATTAATAAAAGCTTTAGATCAGTGAGTTTATGTACAACTAAATAATGAAATTAAAAAAATTAAAGAATTTGAAGGATATGTAACTAAATATAATAATGATACAGATACATTTAGTTTTTCATTTTTTATAAAAGGTCAAAAAAAGAAATTAGATCTTAAATGAGATAACATTCAATTCATAAGATATGCAATTAGATTTTAA
- the rnpM gene encoding RNase P modulator RnpM: MIMTNTMINKNKNLRKDIASNEMFEKHQLIRIVKNKNDEIFIDTTYKANGRGVYLKPDLNSLKLARQKNLIAKSLKSKVDVSIYDKLEEFINAKR; encoded by the coding sequence ATGATTATGACAAATACTATGATTAATAAAAATAAGAATCTAAGAAAAGATATTGCTTCAAATGAAATGTTTGAAAAGCATCAATTAATTAGAATAGTTAAAAATAAAAATGATGAGATTTTTATTGATACTACATATAAAGCTAATGGTAGAGGTGTTTATTTAAAACCAGACTTAAATAGTTTAAAATTAGCAAGACAAAAAAATTTAATTGCAAAAAGTTTAAAATCTAAAGTAGATGTATCTATTTATGATAAATTAGAAGAATTTATTAATGCAAAAAGATAA
- a CDS encoding L7Ae/L30e/S12e/Gadd45 family ribosomal protein: MQKDKLVKAIGMAYASNNLITGFRLLEEIKLNKVKFVLLSSDMGLAQQKKYINKCLSRNIECVFNVLTKQELAKACGKDILVAIGLKDDNFIKLIKSNL; encoded by the coding sequence ATGCAAAAAGATAAATTAGTAAAAGCTATTGGAATGGCATATGCTTCTAATAACCTAATAACTGGGTTTAGATTACTTGAAGAAATTAAATTAAATAAAGTTAAATTTGTACTTTTAAGCTCAGATATGGGATTAGCTCAACAAAAAAAATATATCAATAAATGTCTTTCAAGAAATATCGAATGTGTTTTTAATGTTTTAACAAAACAAGAATTAGCAAAAGCATGTGGAAAAGATATTTTAGTAGCTATTGGATTAAAAGATGATAACTTTATCAAATTAATCAAATCTAATTTATAG